CCGTCGCGGCGGCCCGCGTCCCCGTGCTCGTGTACGCCTCCTCGGTCGGCGCCTACGCGCCGGGCCCGCAGGACCGGCCGGTCGACGAGTCCTGGCCGACGCACGGCTGGCCGGCCGCCTCCTACACGCGCGAGAAGGCGTACGTCGAGCGCTTGCTCGACGCCTTCGAGCACGAGCGGCCGGGCACGCGCGTCGTCCGGCTGCGGCCCGGCTTCGTCTTCGGACGCGCGGCGGCCACCGAGCAGCGCCGCCTGTTCGTGGGACCGTTCCTGCCGCGCCGACTGGTCAGGCCTGACCTGCTGCCGGCGGTGCCCGACGTCCCGGGGCTGCGTTTCCAGGTCGTGCACGCCACCGACGTCGCCGAGGCGTACCGGCTGGCCGTGCACCGGCCGGTGCACGGCGCGTTCAACATCGCCACCGGGCCCGTCGCCGACCCCGCCCTGCTGGGCGACCTGTTCGGGGCCCGCCCGGTGCGCGTGCCCAGGCCCCTGCTGCGCGCCGCGCTCGCCACGGCCTGGCGGGCCAGGCTCGTGCCGGCCCCGCCGCCGCTGTTCGACGCGTTCCTGCGGCTGCCGCTCATGGACTGCTCGCGGGCCGCGGACGAGCTGGGCTGGCAGCCGCGGCACACCGCGCGGGACGCGCTGCTCGACCTCGTCGAGGGCATGCGCGAGGGCGCCGGCCTGCCGACGCCGCCGCTGCGGTCGCGGCTGCCGCGCGGCCGGCTGGACGAGCTGGCCACGGGGGTCGGCGAACGCCCCTGACCCGCCGGAGGCCGACCGGACGCGGGGGACCGGGAGTCCGCCCGGTTCCCGGCGCGCCGGGTTTCCGCCGCCGCGGCCTGGTTACCCGTGGCCGGGACGCCGAAGCCGCACAGCGAGAGGGGCCCCTTCATGACGTCGTTCGGCTACTTTCTGGCCAGCGAGGACCACGGTCCGCGCGCACTGGTCGAGCAGGCCGTACGGGCGGAACAATCCGGGTTCGACGGACTGTGGATCTCCGACCACTACCACCCGTGGATCGACGCGCAGGGCCACAGTCCGTTCGTGTGGTCGGTCATCGGCGCCCTCGCCCGGGCCACGACGCTGCCCGTGGAAACGGCCGTCACCTGCCCGACGGTCCGCACCCACCCGGCGGTGATCGCCCAGGCCGCGGCCACCAGCGCCGCCCTGCACGAGGGCAGGTTCCGGCTCGGGCTCGGCAGCGGCGAGGCGCTCAACGAGCACATCCTCGGCACGCCGTGGCCGCGCGCCGAAGTCCGCCTTGAGATGCTGGAGGAGGCCGTCGGCATCATCCGCCGGCTCCTCACCGGCGAACGCGTCAGCCACCGCGGAACGCACTACACGGTGGAGAACGCCCGCCTGTACACGCTGCCGGACGAGCCCGTGCCGATCGACATCTCCGGCTACGGGCCCGCCGCCACCGACCTGGCCGCCCGCATCGGCGACGGCTTCGTCACCATGGGCCCCGAGGGCGACCTGCTGCGCCGGTACCGCGAGGGGGGCGGCGGCGCCAGGCCGACCGCGTGCGGCATCAAGGTGTGCTACGACACCGACCGCGACCGCGCCGCCCGCACCGTGCTCGAACGCTGGCCCAACCTCTTCCTGCCCGGCGAACTCGCCGCCCAGCTGCCCGAGCCGCGCCACTTCGAGCAGGCCGTGCGCCTGGTCACCGAGGACCACGTCCGCGACAGCGGCCAGGTCCCGCTCGGCGACGACCCGGAGGAGCACGTCCGCGCGCTGACCGCGTGCGCGGAGGCCGGGTTCGACCACGTGTACCTGAGCCAGATCGGCCCCGACATGGAGGGCTTCTTCGACTTCTACCGCACCGAGGTCCTGCCCCGGCTTCCCCGCTGAGAGCCGCGCGCTCCCGGCACCGAAAGGTGAGTGATGAGCCAGAAAGTCGCCGACCACGTCCTGTCCCGGCTCCGGCAGTGGGACGTCGACGTCGTGTTCGGCTACCCGGGCGACGGCATCAACGGCCTGCTCGCGGCCTGGGGCCGCGCGGAGGACGCGCCCCGCTTCGTGCAGGCGCGACACGAGGAGATGGCGGCGTTCCAGGCCGTCGGGTACGCCAAGTTCGGCGGCCGGGCCGGCGTGTGCGTCGCCACCTCGGGTCCCGGCGCGATCCACCTGCTGAACGGCCTGTACGACGCGGCGCTCGACCACGTGCCGGTGGTCGCCGTCGTCGGGCAGACCAGCCGCACCGCGATGGGCGGCTCGTACCAGCAGGAGGTCGACCTGCACGCGCTGTTCAAGGACGTCGCGGCCTACCTGGAGACGGTCAACGTCCCCGAGCAGCTGCCGAACGTGCTCGACCGCGCGTTCCGCACCGCCTACGGCCGCCGCGCCCCCGCGGTGGTCGTCCTGCCCGCCGACGTGCAGACGCTCGACTACAGCGCGCCGGAGCACGCGTTCAAGATGGTGCCCTCCAGCCGCGACCTCGCCGCGTGGACGACGGAACCCGCCGACGACGCCGTGGCCCGCGCGGCCGAGGTGCTCAACGCGGGCGAGAAGGTCGCCGTCCTGGTGGGCCAGGGCGCGCGGAAGGCGCGGGCCGAGGTC
Above is a genomic segment from Streptomyces marincola containing:
- a CDS encoding NAD-dependent epimerase/dehydratase family protein, with translation MTTADGKRVVVLGATGNVGTAVVRALAADPGVASVLGIARRVPDWEVPRTAWAAVDLRDPRSAPAALARHLRDADAVIHLAWLIQPARDPLMTWRTNVLGTAHVLRAVAAARVPVLVYASSVGAYAPGPQDRPVDESWPTHGWPAASYTREKAYVERLLDAFEHERPGTRVVRLRPGFVFGRAAATEQRRLFVGPFLPRRLVRPDLLPAVPDVPGLRFQVVHATDVAEAYRLAVHRPVHGAFNIATGPVADPALLGDLFGARPVRVPRPLLRAALATAWRARLVPAPPPLFDAFLRLPLMDCSRAADELGWQPRHTARDALLDLVEGMREGAGLPTPPLRSRLPRGRLDELATGVGERP
- a CDS encoding TIGR03557 family F420-dependent LLM class oxidoreductase, whose amino-acid sequence is MTSFGYFLASEDHGPRALVEQAVRAEQSGFDGLWISDHYHPWIDAQGHSPFVWSVIGALARATTLPVETAVTCPTVRTHPAVIAQAAATSAALHEGRFRLGLGSGEALNEHILGTPWPRAEVRLEMLEEAVGIIRRLLTGERVSHRGTHYTVENARLYTLPDEPVPIDISGYGPAATDLAARIGDGFVTMGPEGDLLRRYREGGGGARPTACGIKVCYDTDRDRAARTVLERWPNLFLPGELAAQLPEPRHFEQAVRLVTEDHVRDSGQVPLGDDPEEHVRALTACAEAGFDHVYLSQIGPDMEGFFDFYRTEVLPRLPR